Genomic DNA from uncultured Methanobrevibacter sp.:
ATATTGTAGGTTTGATAGGCCATCCTGTCGAACATAGTTTTTCACCACCAATGCACAATGCCGCATTTGATGAGCTGGGCATGGATTACGCTTATGTTGCATTTGATGTAAATCCTGAAGATTTGTCATCAGCCATCGAAGGAGCCAAATCATTAAACATCAAAGGATTCAATGTAACTATTCCTCACAAGATTGAAGTGATGCAGTACTTGGATGAGCTTGATGAAGTTGCAGAATTGATTGGTGCTGTAAATACAATAGATTTTAAAAATATGAAAGGATACAATACCGATGGAATAGGTGCAATACGAGCTATTGAAGAGGTCACAAGCATAAAAAATAAAGATGTTATTGTTGCAGGTGCAGGAGGTGCTTCAAGAGCAATTTCATTTTACCTGGCCAAGTTCGGAGCAGCTTCAATAACAATATTGAACAGGAATGTTGAAAGAGCTCAAAGTTTGGCAGGTGATGTTCTGGCGTCTGATTTGATAGGAGATGTTAATGCAGACTCAATTTCAAAAATTGATAATCTTCTTGGCGATGCAGATATCCTAGTTGATACAACTCCTCTTGGAATGCATCCTCACATTGACGATGAACCTGTTGCAGCTGCAGAAGATATGCATGAAGATCTTGTTGTTTTTGATGCGGTTTACAATCCGAATGAAACAGTACTTTTAAGCGAAGCCATTAAAGCAGGTGCAAAGCCTGTATACGGAATTAAAATGCTGCTTTATCAGGGTGCTGAAAGCTTTAGGATATGGACAGGTCGGGATGCGCCAGTCAGTGTTATGGAAAAGGCACTTAATGAATTTTTAGGAAGATAATATGGATTTAATGTTTGATATTTCAGGGTTAACATCTGATGAAGAGAAATTTTCAGATTCCAAAAAGGACGTGCTGAAATTTCTAAAGATTATCGGTGTGGATAGTCGTTTCATTTCATATACTCCTCAAAAAATCTACATTAACTCCTTGAGGTTTTCAAAATTTTCAAGAACCCGTGAAAAAACATTTTACAGGCAATATCCTGATATTGAAGTTGTAAGAAACAGTTTATTTCAAAAGATTTGTTCAAAATCCGCCAAAACACTGACATTGGAAATCAAACCTAACTCAAAAATATTAATGCCTGAAGATAATTATGTCTGTGAACTGCTTCTGGAACCTTATACCCGTAAATATGGTGTTGAACTGATTTATGAAGGGAATTATGATTTAAAAGTAAATCCATTAATTTTGGATGATAAGGTAAACACTATTTTCGAAGGAATTTTTGATGGTGAAGGATTAAACATTCCTAAAAAGGATGATGAAATTTATCCGTTGGCCAATGTGTCATTGGATTGGATTAATTCATTTTTGGAAATGGACGGTCATGATTTGATTGAAGAGGAAAATAATGATGAACTGGCAAACTCATTTTCCGAATTTTTAGAGGATGTTGCTCCACAATTCAGGGAAAATGTCGTCAGTGCATCTGAATTTATCGAACAAAAATTAAAAAATAAAGATTAAAAACTGAAAAGTGATACCTGCTTGTCAGTTTTCTTTTTAGGTTTTTCTTCTTTTTCTTCTTCTGGAATTTCCTCTTCGACAGTTTCGATTTCCTCAGCTTCAGCTTCAGATTCAATTCCGTCAATATCGAATGGAAGTTCCTCTTCAGGAGTTTCGCCGGCTTCTTCAATTTCTTCAGCAGCATTCATCATCTGATTTTGAAGGGCTTCAAACCTTTTGTCACGCTCTTCCACTCTCATTTGAGCTTTTTGCTTTTCCATTTTGGTTACGACTTTTTTAGGGATTTTCTTTTTCCTGAATCTTTTTATTTCATCATCTTCCAATTCCAGAAAGTCAGAAATTTCCCATGCAAGTTCATCGTTTTGAAACATTATCTCCAAGTACGGAAACATTGAAATTGCTATTGCATGAGAGATATGCATTTTTTCAGACATTTTCTCAGCGATTCCGTCTCTGAGGTTTCTTTTACCTCTATTTCTTCCCATTAGTGTAAATATTGTAGGAGTCTGAATCTTTGAGAATTTTTTATAGGTTTCTTTTTTGGAGGAACTTACTCCTATTCCCATAAAATCGCTTGCATATTTCCAGTAACCGTAATTTCTGCTGCTTTGAGCTCTTCCAAAGTACAAATCAGCTTTTGCAATGTTTTCATAAGCTTTCTTGATTTCATTTTTGTTGGTGTATTCTCTTGGAATGTTCTCGGCAATGTATTCCATAACAAGTGTAGGATCTTCATCCACTCTCATGGCTTCCCTTACATGCTGCGGATTTTTACTTTTTAAAACACCGGTTATAGCATTGAAAATATCGGATCTGTCGTCCTTGATTCTTAAGTTTTCAACATCCCTTGGTTCCAGTGCTTCATCCTTATCTGCCAATGCCTGAAGGGTATTGATTGCTGATCGCATATCTCCATTTGATTTTTTAGCAATTAAATCCAATGCCTTTGGATTAGCTTTGATTTCTTCTTTTTGAGCTATTTCTCTTAAAGCCTTCCTGATGGTGGGGCTTCTGATTTTAGGCATTTTAATTACGGTACATTTTGGCTTAATGGATTGCAAACGTTTTGAGTAAAAGTCATTTGCCATTAAAATCATTGGATGCTTTGAGTTTTTAATAATGTCTCCGATTGCCTTTACTCCTCCACGATCGTTTGTTCCGTGGATTCCGTCTATTTCGTCCATTATGATTAGCTTGTAGTCGTCTCCAAACAGTGATCTTGAAGAAGAGGACTCGCCAACTGTACTTTTAATAACATCCTGTGAACGTTTATCACTTGCATTAAGTTCAATATGTTCTGAAAACTCTTTTGCAATAACAAGGGCAAGTGTAGTTTTTCCAATTCCTGGAGGTCCTACTAAGAGAAGCGGTTTTTGAGGGTTTCCACTTTTCCAAGTTTTAACCCATTCCTGGATTATTTTTTTCTCTTTATTGTTACCTACCACTTCATCTAATGTCTGTGGTCGGTATTTGTCAGTCCATAACATTTCTATACCTTAAATGAATTTAGTTAAAAGAGCTTCAAGCTGGATTCTTGGATTAGCTCCTTCTCTGATTCTAAAATCACATTCTGCTATTGCTTCTATTAAGTTAATGTAAAAGTCAGGTTCCATTTTACCTTCAACAACTCTTTTGGAAACTTCCTGATAAATCTGAGTTACCATATCTTCGCCGCTTGTTCCCTGCAGAACCATTGTTTCTCTCAATATGGTTCTCGCACCTAAAAAGTCTCCAACCAAAGCTTTATTTATCATGTTTCCAATTTCCTGAGGTTTTGCTTTGGATACTACTTCATAAACAGATTCTTCTGTTATTGCCTCACCTTCTGATGCGGCTGCCTGCAAGACATTGACGGCTTTTCTCATGTCTCCTTCAGCGAAATAGACAATAGTTTCAATACCTTTTTCATCTGCTTCGAATCCTTCATTTTCGCAAATGAATTTTAATCTTTCAGCTATTTCCTCTCCTTTTATTGGAGCGAATCTGAATATAGCACATCTTGATTGGATTGGGTCGATAATTTTTGATGAGTAATTACATGAAAGTATAAATGAAGCGGTTTTTGTATACATTTCCATTTCACGTCTAAGTGCATGCTGTGCATCTTTAGTCATGTTGTCAACTTCGTCCAGAAATATTATTCTGAATGGAGCGCCTACAGGTTTCAGTCTGCAGAAATTTTTAATGCGGTCTCTTACTGTGTCAATTCCCCTTGCATCTGAAGCGTTCAATTCCAAAAAGTTTTGTCTCCAGTATTCTCCTAATATTGATTTGACTAATGCAAGTGCAGTTGTGGTTTTTCCAACACCTGCCGGACCTGTAAACATTAAGTTAGGCATACTTTCTTCGCCTACATATTTTTCAAGTCTGGTAATGATTTGTTTTTGTCCTACAACGTCTTCTAATTTTTGTGGTCTATATTTTTCTACCCATGGTCCGCTCATTTAATCACCATTTTTTTATAGTAACATTTATGTATCATGTAGTTAAATTATTTTTTGCTTAACTTTTAAAATATATGAAAACTAACTAATATATAATTAAAGAGAGCATTTGATTAGTAATATTTATCAAAAATTATTTAGGTGTTAAAAATGAGAGGCACATGGAAACTTAAGTTGAGAATGATTCTGACCTCAGTAATCATGTTTTCCGCTGTTTACTTTCTGGTATTTCTCGTAAGCAGATATTTGGGAATTAGCAGCTGGAGATTATACGCAGGTGTGAGCTTTGCTATTGTATTCTTGCAATACTGGTTTGGACCATCTTTGGTTAAACGTTCAATGAATGTGAGGCCATTATCTGAAGCTGAAGCGCCTCATATCCATAAAATGGTTGAAGAACTTGCCCGTGAAGCTAATGTTCCAAAACCGGAAGTAGGTATCTCATTAATCAATATTCCGAATGCATTTGCTTATGGAAGAACCAGCAGAAGCGGACATATTGCAATTACCCGTCCGATTTTAGGTTTACTTGACTATGACGAGTTAAGGGCAGTGCTGGGTCATGAAATGGGTCATATCAAACATAATGATATGGCAGTAACTGCTGCTGTCAGTGTGGTTCCGATGATTTGTTATTATCTTGCATTGTCATTTATGTTTTCAGGAGACAATGACAACGGTGCAGGGATTCTGATTGGAATTTTAGGTTATCTATTTTATCTGCTTGGACAGCTTCTGGTATTGTTTATTTCAAGAACCCGTGAATATTATGCAGATGAGGCAAGCGTTGAGTTTGGAAACCGTCCTGCAGCACTGGTATCAGCATTATACAAATTGTCCTATGGAGCTGCAAGATGCAGTAAAGAAACTATTGATGAGGTAAATACCAACAGGGCGTTCTTTGTAAATGATGTAAACAATGCAGAACATGACGTTACAGATTTCCAGCAGATAGATTTCGACGGCGATGGAAAAATCTCTGACGAAGAATTAAGAAGACTTGCAAATTCAGAAATTAAAATTTCAAAAACAAATGGAATCATGGAACTTCTCTCCACTCATCCGGATTCCTTAAAAAGAGTAAAAAGATTAGCAGAATTAGAAAATTAGGTGTAATTTATGAAGATGATTTTAGATGAACGTGGGAAAAAATATGTTTTAAAACCTGGTGAAGAGTTTCAAAGTGATTTTGGCATTGTCGATGCAGATGTATTGGATAATGCCGAGGTAGGTGATGAAGTTAAAAGTCACCTTGACCACACATTTAAAATCATGAAACCTAACATTAACGATTTCATTGACATAATGGAAAGACGCTGTTCAATACTTGTTCAAAAAGATATCGGACAGGTATTGGCCCACACAGGCCTGGGTTCAGGATCACGTGTAGTTGATGCAGGAACGGGTGCAGGAGCTATTGCTCTCAATTTCGGAAATGTTGTAGGTCCTGAAGGCCATGTATTTACCTATGAGATTCGTGAAGATTTCTCAGAGGTTGCAAAGAAAAATATTGATAATTTTGGAATTACCAATATAACTGTTAAAAATAAAAATATAAAGGACGGAATTGATGAGGATAATGTCGATTTGGTCTTTTTAGATCTTCCTAAGCCTTATGAAATATTTGAAGAGGTTTGGGATGCTTTAAATCTTGGCGGATGGATGGCTATTTACGCACCATACATTGGTCAGGCTGAAGTTTCTTATCGTGTAGCTAAAAAGCTGGGCTTTTATGATCTTGAAATCATTGAACTTCTGGAACGTGGTCTTGAAGTTCGCCAGCAGGGCATCAGGCCAAAAACACGTATGGTTGGTCACAGCGGATATCTGCTGTTTGCCAGAAAATTATAATTTTTTAAATACTTTTTTTATTTCTCCAAATGCACCTTTCGCTTCAGGAATCGGGAAAAGCGGATAGATGTGAAACAGTCCATCACCTGTTATGAATTTAACATTAACGTTGCTGCTTTTAAGTTTTTCAACATATTTCACGATATCTTTGTAGAATATCTCGTTGGTGCCTGCAAATATTAATGTAGGTGCCTGGTCGGTGCAGTCTCCAAAAAGAGGACTAACTTTATAATCTTTGGTATCCAGATTTCCTGCCCATGATTTGCCGATTTCTCTAAGGCCGATTTCACCTAAAATCGGATCGTTTTTATCATCATAGGGAGTATTGCTCATGGAAATGTCGACCCATGGTGAAAAGGTTATGATGTGAGCAGGCTGAGCCAGATTGATGCTTTTTATATATTGTGCAAATGATAATACGAATCCTCCTCCTGCGGAATCTCCTATTAATGTGATTCTGCTATTATTGTCAAGGAGATGTTTATATAATTCAGTAATCATGTCGAAGCTTTCTTCTGCACTGTGCAGAGGTGCAAGAGGATAAACAGGGGCTAAAACATAAGCGTTTAATCTTTTTGCAAGTAACTGGCAATATAGAAAGTGCTGGTAATTGATTTCATTTACGTAAGCTCCGCCGTGCATGAAGACAATGGTGTTTTCGGATTTTTCATCTCCGAATGTAAAAACCTGCGTTCCGTTAAAATCAATGCTTTTAAAAAAGCTTTTTACTTCCTTTTCAGCCGAATTTGATTTTTTTACTAGGAATTTGTCTATTTTTTCCTGTGAAACCATATAGTCAGGCTTTGTAGATTTTAATATGGCTTCTTCTATTTTTGCGATAAATGACTTTGACATGTAATGCACCAAAAATAATTTTTATCAATCAGATAAAGAATAATTTATTAATTCTATAATAAAAATTAGTAGTAAGGAAATTATCGCTTAGGGTTAACATGATAAAACTGGCTTATTGCAATATAGAAAAATTAAACTTGAAAAGGGCATACAGGTTTCTTCCTGAAAGTAGAAAAATCAAGGTCGACAGGTTCCGCTTTGAAAAGGATAAAAAGCTGAGCTGCGGGGCATATCTGCTTTTGAAAAAAATGTTGTCAGAAATTGGCATCAGCAATCCTTCATTTAAACTGGGAAAATATGGCAAGTCATACATATCTAACTATGATGATATCTATTTTAATATGAGTCATTCGGGTAAAATGGTTGCATGTGCAATATCTGATATGGAAGTTGGTGTTGATGTTGAATTTAACGACCCTGCAATTGATTTAAACATAGCTAAAAATTATTTCTTCAATGAAGAGTATGAAAGCATCATGAAATCAGATAATCCGAGTGATGAGTTTTTTAATTATTGGGTTTTAAAAGAGTCATACATGAAGTATACAGGTTTGGGATTTAATTTGGACCTTGACAGTTTTCAGATAGTCATTGATGATAAAATAACTTTAAAAAATGATAAAGACAATCTTAAATTTAATTTATTCGATGTTGAAGATTATAAACTGGCGGTTTGCTCCGCATATGATGTTGTGAAAGCTGAGGAATATAAAATAGTCGGTGGATTGATTATTTAACAAAAAAAAATAAGTTGGGAATAGAAAAATCTATTCCATAAATATAGCTGGTTTATAAGGCATTGCATTTCTTGCCTTGTTTTGCGGATCGTATGAGTCATCGGTGTGTATAATGACGTCACTGTTGATTTCTTCTTTAATGTAGTCTAAAGCATCAGTTAAAATTTCTTCTTCATTGATTTTACCGATGTATCTTGTTTTTGTCATTTCTTTACCGATTTTTTTGGCCACCATAGCTATTTCTTTTTTATCATCGTAAATGTTGGCTTTGATGGCTCTGCCCATAATCTGACCGATATCAGGTTTTCCGACTTCGTCAGCTATTTTGTATAATTCCCATTTCCAGTCAGGAGCAAGATAAACATGGACTTTTGAAATGTCTCCTTTAACCATTTTCTTGATTTGTGTAATATCCTTGATGATATTTTGCACTAATTCTTCTGATTTTTCAATTTCCACGCTTACTGATTCCTCATCAGCTTCAGGCCAGCTTGCTTCACTTACAAAGCCTGCACCGCCGTATTTTGCCCATAACTCTTCAGAAGTGTGTGGAGTAAATGGTGCTAAAAGCCTGATCCATGCTTCAAGGACAGTTGACAAGACGTAAATAACTGCAGGGTCTTTATCATCAATAATATGTTTCACACGGTATAAGTAGTGGTCAACATCCTTTTTAAGTAAGAATAAGGAATCCTGTAAAGCCTGTCTGGTTTGGAAAACTTCCAGAGCTTCGGTTGCATTTTTAACATGCTGGTTAAGCTGACTTATCATCCATAAATCAATTGTACGTTTAAGTTCAACTTTTTCAATGTTGCTTAAATCGAGAGGTGAACCTTTGATTTGTTCAACATTTGCTGCAAATTCCCTAAACCATTCAAGTCTTCTTTTGGTACCGAGAACTTCTTTTTCTCTCCAGTCAAAGTCTTGCCATGGTTCAGCAGAAGCCATCAGGAAAAGCCTTACGACATCAGCGGTATAATCTTTTATTGCATCTTTAAGAAGAATTACATTACCTTTTGATGAAGACATTTTATTTCCTTCTAAAAGTCCCATACCGAATACTACAGTTCCTCTAGGCCATTTGTCTTTCGGATAAATTGCACTGTGGTGGAACATTAAAAAGCTTAAGTGATTACCTACAAGGTCTTTTGCAGATAACCTCCAATCTAATGGATACCAATAGTTAAATTCATCTTGGATTTCTTTAACTTTGTCTTCAGGCACTGTGATTTCACCGGAATCTTTATTTAAAAGAACTTTATCGAAAAATGCTCTGTTTAAATCATCAGGATTCATGTCTCTTAGGTATTTTGCAATTGAGTAATAGGACATGTAAATGGTTGAGTCGGTTAATGGTTCAATTAACCATTGATTGTCCCATGGAAGTCTTGTTCCAAGTCCTACTTTTCTGGAACATGCCCAGTCATCCAGCCAGTTGAGATAATATTCAAAGTTATTCTTGATTTCTTTAGGAATGATTGTTTCGCCTTCAAGTACTTCCAGGGTTTTTTCGGTCCATTCTTCGTTACCGTATTTCATAAACCACTGGTCGTCCATGATTTTAACAACACAGTTGTTTCCGCATCTGCACACGATTGGCCTTTCTGCAAAGTCGTACATGATTGTAGCCATATTTTCTGAAATAAGTTTTTCTTTTAACTCTTCACGTGCAAAACGGACTTTCATACCTCCAAAGTCAGGGATTGATTCGATGATTGTACCTTTACTGTGCTGCTGTTTGTATAATTCATTTGTAGCTTCGTGAAGTTTTTCATCGTTCTGGTCTGTAATTCCAAGTCTTTCGATGATGTCTGCAGCTGGAATTTCTCCATAGCCTTTTAGGGTACATACAGGAATCGGCACCACATTTTCAATAATGCCCTCTAAATTGTATTTGGCTATCAATTCTTCATTATTTTTTAAATCCTGAAGTGCGATATAATCAGCAGGCGCATCGGCAGGTTCTGAAAATACGACTCCGCTTCCGTAGGATGCACTTACAAAGCTTGCCGGGAAGATTGGCAGTTCATCGCCGGTAAATGGATTTGTAGCCATTTTACCAATTAAGTCATTAGGATCAATTTCTTCAATAATTTCCAAATCTTTAATTTGGTGCTGTAAATTGTAGTGAGCTTCTTTTGTAACTACCCATTTTTCACCTTCGGCATTAACCAGAACGTATTCCACGTCAGGATTTAACCAGATGTTGGTTGCACCGACAATGGTTTCAGGCCTTAATGTTGCTGTTACTAAAACTTTATCGCCGATAGTGAATTTTAAAAGAGTCAATTCGTTTACACCTACTCCTTCACCTTCAAGTAAATCGTGGTCTCCTACAGGGTTGTCACAGTTCGGACAGTATTTTACAGGGTGTTCTCCTTTTGCAACCAGTCCTTTTTCATATAATGTAGTAATTTGCCATTCAATGAATTTTTTGTAGGTCGGATCGATTGTTCTGAATTCACGTCTCCAGTCGATTGAATAACCCATTTCCTCCATTACTTCATGGTATTCTGTAGAGAAGTATTTGACGATAAATTCAGGGTCTTCCAGTTGAGGCAGTGTTTCTTTTGGAACTCCGTGAACCCTTTCATATAAATCCAGTGTCCAAGGGTCTTTTCTTTTAATCCTGTCTGCAATTCCAATTACCGGTGCACCTGTAACGTGCCATGCCATTGGAAACAGTACGTTGTAGCCTTCCATTCTTTTAAATCTTGCATAAACGTCAGGCACGGTATATGTACGTCCGTGTCCTATATGCATTGCTCCACTTGGGTATGGAAATGCTACGGTAAGGAATAATTTTTCTCTCTCGTCAGGGTTAGATTCAAAAAGTTTTGCATCTGCCCATTTTTTCTGCCATTTCTTTTCAATATTTTCGCTCACTAAATCACCATTATAATATTGTTTTTTGAGGACTTTCAGGAACTTTGCTTTTGTGTGCGCTCCTTTTAATTTTTGAAATAATCATATCAACGTCATTTACTGAAATATCCAGTTTTTCAGCAATTTCAACATTTTTCATATCCTTTTCACTAAAAAGATATAGAATCTTGTCAAGCAAATCATAGCTCATTCCAATTTCATCTTCATCTGTCTGGTTGTCCCATAAACCTGCACGTGGCGGTTTTTCAACGATTTCTTTGGAAATGCCTAAATGTTTGCTTAATTTAAAAACTTCACTTTTGTATAAATCTCCGATAGGTTCCATGTCACATGCGCCATCTCCATGTTTTGTAAAATAACCAATCAGGATTTCGCTTTTGTTACCTGTTCCGATGACAAGGTAATTTTTAAAGTTTGCATAATAATAAAGCACTGACATTCTGATTCTGGCTTTCAGGTTTCCGATGGCCAAATCATTATTGTCAAGTTGTGTAACGGATAAATATTCATTTAAAATACTGTCAATAGCAATTTCTCTGTAATCAATTCCTAAATTCTGCGCTATTTCGATTCCATGAATTTTATCTTCGGCAGGTGTTGTTGAGGATGGCATTACAATTCCAAATACATTGTCATGACCAACAGCCTCGCAGGCCAAGTATGCCACAAGAGTTGAATCGATTCCTCCACTCAATCCAATAGCTATTCCGTCACTTCTGGCCTCATTAACTTTGGATTTTATGAATTCAACAATGTTGGATTTTGTCTTTTCTAAATCGATTTTTGGAAGTTCACTCAAAATTTCACCAACTTTATCCTTTAACATAAAATAATATGTACTTATTAATTTATAAACTATATTATGTCAAATGTAAATCTTATTTGTGAAAAATCATTTTCAGGTGCTGACCGGGAAATTGTTGACAGGTTTATGGAGTTTCAGCAGGCGCTCATTGATAAAAATCTGGATAAGTTAAACGAAATCATTTTAGATGCTGACAAATTCATTAATCTTATAGGGCCTCAGTCCAAAGAGGAGTTTATCGGTGATGTGGGTGACGGCACTTTAAAGTTCAGCATTAGTGAAATTCTGGATCCTACAATATTATTTGACGATGACGATTCCGCTTCCCTGATAGCTAAAGTCAGATTAACTGTTGAAGTTAATGACAAGGAACTCAGGGTCATATCGGATTCTGTTGTCAGCTTTGTAAAAATTGAGGCAAAATGGCACATCAGTAATTGGGATAATTAGTTTTGCATTTCGTCTATGCTGGGATATTTTCTAATGTTTATATATTAAAAAAATTAAAAATTTTAAATGATATCAATATCATACATTTAAAAAAAAGTTTTTAAGTGGACTGGCTTGAAATGATGAAATATTGCCTTTTGAAGTGAGATTGATAAAAAACATTGAAATCTTACATTTCAAGCATGTTTATGTGTCTATGGATTATGGGATATGGGGTAATGAAATATGAGTTTAAAAGAACAAAATGAAACTGTAAAGGAAAAAATCAAAAAGGCGTTTTCATTGTCGGAGGATTCAGCATCAAATGAAGAGATTCGGTCACGTCTTTTGGATGGCGGACGAGTTACAGGAACCAATATGT
This window encodes:
- a CDS encoding NAD+ synthase, giving the protein MSELPKIDLEKTKSNIVEFIKSKVNEARSDGIAIGLSGGIDSTLVAYLACEAVGHDNVFGIVMPSSTTPAEDKIHGIEIAQNLGIDYREIAIDSILNEYLSVTQLDNNDLAIGNLKARIRMSVLYYYANFKNYLVIGTGNKSEILIGYFTKHGDGACDMEPIGDLYKSEVFKLSKHLGISKEIVEKPPRAGLWDNQTDEDEIGMSYDLLDKILYLFSEKDMKNVEIAEKLDISVNDVDMIISKIKRSAHKSKVPESPQKTIL